Proteins from a genomic interval of Methanospirillum lacunae:
- a CDS encoding 2-isopropylmalate synthase, translating to MSVLLGNRRFRFFDTTLRDGEQTPGVSLTPVNKLEIAAALSDIGVDVIEAGSAVASEGEREAIRLIADAGLAAECCTYVRALNQDIDCAAEAGADSVHLVVPVSDLHISKKMQKTREEVHAMAMSAVAYAKERGLIVELSGEDASRADQEFLAMLYRDGIESGADRLCFCDTVGVLTPERATEIIPPLCMAPLSIHCHNDLGLALATTLAAFKAGASCSHVTVNGLGERAGNTPFEEVIMSLETLYGYKTGIDTKKIYPLSTLVSRLTGVPFATNKPIVGTMAFTHESGIHAHGLFRDSRTYEPISPESVGRQRRIVLGKHSGSASVKAALTELGYSPNPRQLEEIVKRVKALGDEGRRVSDTDVMAIADAVMLLECKPIISVKQFTVVSGSNILPTASVTMEVNGEEVTGAATGDGPVDAALRVLQQSVASAGDIRLDEYHVEAITGGTDAMVDVTVKLRKDGRTITSRGARTDIIQASVEAVVTGMNRLLRELDEKRRTDTD from the coding sequence GTGAGTGTTTTATTGGGCAATAGACGGTTTCGCTTTTTTGACACAACGCTCCGTGATGGTGAACAGACACCAGGAGTATCGCTGACCCCTGTAAATAAACTTGAGATTGCTGCTGCTCTTTCTGACATCGGAGTAGATGTTATTGAAGCAGGATCAGCTGTTGCATCAGAAGGTGAAAGAGAGGCTATACGGCTTATCGCAGATGCCGGCCTCGCAGCAGAGTGTTGTACTTATGTCAGGGCACTAAACCAGGACATCGATTGCGCAGCTGAAGCAGGTGCCGACTCAGTCCATCTGGTGGTCCCGGTCTCTGATCTTCATATATCAAAGAAGATGCAGAAGACCCGTGAAGAGGTCCATGCAATGGCAATGAGTGCCGTGGCATATGCAAAGGAACGCGGATTGATTGTAGAACTTTCTGGAGAAGATGCCTCACGGGCTGATCAGGAATTTCTTGCAATGCTCTATCGTGACGGGATTGAAAGCGGAGCAGACAGACTCTGTTTCTGTGATACCGTGGGAGTTCTCACACCCGAGAGGGCAACAGAGATCATTCCACCCCTTTGTATGGCTCCGCTCAGCATCCATTGTCATAACGATCTCGGGCTGGCTCTCGCGACAACTCTGGCAGCATTCAAGGCAGGGGCAAGTTGCTCACATGTGACAGTAAACGGCCTTGGCGAGCGGGCAGGAAACACACCATTTGAAGAAGTGATAATGTCTCTTGAGACATTATACGGGTACAAGACAGGGATTGACACAAAAAAGATCTATCCACTCTCAACTCTTGTATCCCGCCTGACTGGTGTGCCGTTTGCAACAAACAAACCAATAGTCGGGACAATGGCATTTACCCATGAGAGTGGGATCCATGCCCACGGACTCTTCCGGGATTCACGCACGTATGAACCAATATCTCCGGAATCAGTAGGACGCCAGCGTCGTATAGTTCTTGGTAAACACTCAGGCTCTGCCTCGGTGAAAGCGGCACTGACCGAGCTTGGGTATAGTCCGAATCCCCGGCAGCTTGAGGAGATTGTTAAGCGGGTCAAGGCACTCGGAGATGAGGGCAGACGGGTGAGTGATACCGATGTGATGGCCATCGCTGATGCAGTCATGCTGCTTGAGTGCAAGCCTATCATCAGTGTCAAGCAGTTCACGGTTGTAAGTGGATCAAATATCCTTCCCACTGCTTCGGTCACCATGGAAGTAAACGGAGAAGAGGTCACAGGAGCAGCAACGGGTGACGGACCAGTGGATGCAGCTCTCAGGGTTTTGCAGCAGTCAGTTGCCAGTGCCGGTGACATCAGGCTCGATGAATATCATGTGGAGGCCATCACGGGTGGCACAGATGCAATGGTTGATGTAACCGTAAAACTGAGAAAAGATGGAAGAACCATCACTTCACGCGGCGCAAGGACGGATATCATCCAGGCAAGTGTTGAAGCTGTGGTGACGGGAATGAACCGCCTTTTGAGGGAATTAGATGAAAAGCGGCGCACAGATACTGATTGA
- the ilvB gene encoding biosynthetic-type acetolactate synthase large subunit, with product MKSGAQILIEGLKEQGVDVIFGYPGGVVLPIYDELYDADIRHILVRHEQAAIHAADGYARATGKVGVCLATSGPGACNLVTGLATAYMDSIPVVALTGQVPTGLLGNDAFQESDITGITMPVTKHNFLVQDVKDLKRIIREAFYIANTGRKGPVLIDIPKDVSTTKIPDEDGPDQQIKLRGYKPTYQGHGKQIQKAVELIEAAKRPIIYAGGGVISSEASKELVEFAERTCMPVTTTLMGLGCIPADHPLNLGMLGMHGTEYANYAITESDLLFSIGVRFDDRVTGNLATFAPNAKIIHMDIDPAEIGKNKPVDIPIVGDAKNILTDLLKRIPATCSHPEWSEKVQNWKKNHPLRFKEDGKLRPQYVIRRLAETLGDKGVIVSEVGQNQMWTAQYYPFSHPRQWITSGGLGTMGFGFPAAMGAQVAVPDQPVFVIAGDGSFQMNIQELGTIAQYQIPVKIVILNNQFLGMVRQWQELFYERRYSYTELPEVQFEHIAKAYGIEAETVRSIPDIDSAFKRALNCNGPYLLDIRVEREENVFPMVPAGAAISEMIVGQHTEHEEE from the coding sequence ATGAAAAGCGGCGCACAGATACTGATTGAAGGGCTGAAAGAGCAGGGAGTAGATGTTATCTTCGGCTATCCGGGCGGCGTGGTTCTCCCGATATACGATGAACTCTATGACGCAGATATCAGGCACATCCTGGTACGACATGAACAGGCAGCCATTCACGCAGCCGACGGATACGCCCGTGCTACTGGAAAAGTGGGGGTCTGTCTCGCCACATCCGGGCCTGGCGCCTGTAACCTCGTAACCGGCCTGGCTACTGCATACATGGATTCCATCCCGGTTGTTGCTCTTACCGGACAAGTCCCAACCGGACTTCTAGGAAACGATGCGTTCCAGGAGTCTGACATTACCGGCATCACCATGCCGGTGACAAAACACAACTTCCTTGTACAGGATGTAAAGGATCTGAAACGGATCATCAGGGAGGCATTCTATATTGCCAATACAGGCAGAAAGGGACCGGTCCTTATAGACATCCCAAAAGATGTCAGCACAACTAAGATCCCTGATGAAGACGGACCTGACCAGCAGATTAAGCTTAGGGGATACAAACCAACCTATCAGGGCCACGGCAAGCAGATTCAGAAAGCAGTAGAACTCATCGAGGCAGCAAAGCGGCCGATAATATATGCTGGAGGTGGAGTGATCTCCTCAGAAGCATCAAAAGAACTCGTTGAGTTTGCCGAGCGAACATGTATGCCGGTTACAACCACCCTGATGGGTCTCGGGTGTATTCCTGCTGATCACCCGCTCAACCTTGGTATGCTCGGGATGCATGGCACTGAGTATGCCAACTATGCTATTACAGAATCAGATCTGCTCTTTTCTATCGGAGTCAGGTTTGATGATCGGGTAACAGGAAATCTGGCAACCTTTGCACCGAATGCAAAGATCATCCACATGGATATCGATCCTGCAGAGATTGGAAAGAATAAACCGGTTGATATCCCTATCGTCGGAGATGCAAAGAACATCCTCACAGATCTCCTGAAAAGAATCCCTGCTACCTGTTCTCACCCTGAATGGTCAGAGAAGGTACAGAACTGGAAAAAGAATCATCCGCTCAGATTTAAAGAGGATGGAAAACTTCGTCCCCAGTACGTGATCAGAAGACTTGCAGAAACTTTGGGTGATAAGGGAGTTATTGTAAGCGAAGTCGGGCAGAACCAGATGTGGACAGCACAATATTACCCGTTTTCCCATCCCAGGCAGTGGATTACTTCAGGAGGGCTTGGTACTATGGGTTTCGGATTCCCGGCAGCTATGGGAGCCCAGGTAGCCGTTCCTGACCAGCCGGTATTTGTCATAGCGGGAGACGGAAGTTTCCAAATGAACATCCAGGAACTCGGGACCATCGCGCAGTATCAAATCCCGGTCAAGATAGTAATCTTGAACAACCAGTTCCTTGGAATGGTCAGGCAGTGGCAGGAGCTCTTTTACGAGCGGCGGTACTCGTACACCGAGCTTCCGGAGGTGCAGTTTGAACACATTGCAAAGGCCTATGGAATCGAGGCAGAAACTGTGAGATCAATACCTGATATTGATTCTGCATTCAAACGGGCCCTTAACTGTAATGGTCCATATCTACTTGATATCAGGGTTGAGCGTGAAGAGAATGTTTTCCCTATGGTTCCGGCAGGAGCAGCCATCAGCGAGATGATCGTTGGGCAACACACCGAACATGAGGAGGAGTAG
- the ilvN gene encoding acetolactate synthase small subunit yields MNRHIFSVLVEDSPGVLSRVTGLFSRRGFNIESLAVGTCEQPDTSRITIVVSGNDVQIEQVKKQLNKLIEVIKVLDITDLEHVERELALIKVKAEPGEVRSAIMQVAGIFRAKIIDVGTDSLMIEVTGDSSKIAAIEDLMSPYGIIEMVRTGKIALQRGAGTACSGR; encoded by the coding sequence ATGAACCGACATATCTTCAGTGTCCTGGTAGAAGACAGTCCGGGAGTCCTCTCCAGAGTGACGGGACTCTTCTCTCGACGGGGTTTCAACATCGAAAGCCTTGCGGTCGGGACCTGCGAACAACCAGATACCAGCAGGATTACTATTGTCGTTTCAGGTAACGATGTCCAGATCGAGCAGGTAAAAAAGCAACTCAATAAACTAATAGAGGTCATCAAGGTTCTGGATATCACAGACCTGGAGCATGTAGAACGGGAACTAGCCCTCATCAAGGTCAAGGCAGAACCCGGAGAAGTCAGATCTGCGATCATGCAGGTTGCAGGAATATTCAGGGCAAAGATCATCGATGTCGGGACTGATTCATTGATGATTGAGGTTACTGGTGATTCAAGTAAGATCGCAGCAATCGAAGATCTTATGAGTCCATATGGAATCATTGAAATGGTCAGAACCGGAAAAATTGCACTCCAGAGAGGAGCCGGTACCGCCTGTTCAGGTAGGTAA
- a CDS encoding response regulator — translation MPTILIIDDNPEDQNNMAEILKSVGYDTVAAGMGPEGIKLCREHKPDLITMDLVMPDMNGIEALRELKKEFPDIPVIMCSAAGLEQVVALALRVGATGYIVKPYDRETVLKNLKGHIAAGKNLAG, via the coding sequence ATGCCTACCATTTTAATTATCGATGATAATCCGGAAGACCAGAACAACATGGCGGAGATCCTGAAGAGCGTAGGATATGATACTGTTGCCGCAGGGATGGGCCCGGAGGGAATCAAACTCTGCCGTGAGCATAAACCTGACCTCATCACAATGGATCTGGTCATGCCTGATATGAACGGGATAGAGGCTCTCCGTGAATTAAAAAAAGAATTCCCTGATATTCCAGTCATCATGTGTTCAGCAGCAGGGCTTGAACAGGTAGTAGCCCTCGCACTCAGAGTCGGTGCAACCGGATATATTGTAAAACCCTATGACCGTGAAACCGTTCTAAAAAATCTTAAGGGACATATTGCAGCAGGAAAAAACCTGGCAGGATAA